One Pseudomonas entomophila genomic window carries:
- the dctA gene encoding C4-dicarboxylate transporter DctA, translating into MRLAKSLYFQILCAVLLGVVVGHFWAQQAVALKPLGDAFIKLIKMMIAPVVFCTIVTGIAGMTDKRSLGRLMSKTLLLFLVLTVVSLMIGLAAVYLFRPGVGMNIDPATLSTEGLGQYAASAAKLGVVDFFMHIIPDTFIGAFNKGEVLPVLFIAVLSGFALSSMGEKGKPVLDVLESASTMVFRIFGYLMRFAPVGAFGALAFTVGQYGVTSLGALAKLVGTLYIACAFFVLVVLGGICRAHGFSLWKLLRYFREEFLVVLGTSSTEPVLPRMLEKLEKLGCKKGVVGLVLPTGYSFNLDGTAIYLSLAAVFIAQACNIDLSLGQTVTMLAIMLLSSKGAAGVTGSGFVALASTLTVIHDIPLAGLALLIGIDRFMSEARALTSLASNAVATVVISLSENACDRETMLRRLNGIAVAPAEAGAVPAEWSAEPRHHG; encoded by the coding sequence ATGAGACTTGCCAAATCGCTGTACTTCCAGATCCTCTGCGCCGTCCTGCTGGGTGTGGTGGTCGGTCACTTCTGGGCGCAACAGGCCGTTGCGCTCAAACCGCTGGGTGACGCGTTCATCAAGCTGATCAAGATGATGATCGCGCCGGTGGTCTTCTGCACCATCGTCACCGGTATCGCCGGCATGACCGACAAGCGCTCCCTCGGGCGTTTGATGAGCAAGACCCTGCTGCTGTTCCTGGTGCTGACCGTGGTCAGTCTGATGATCGGCCTGGCAGCGGTATACCTGTTCCGCCCTGGGGTCGGCATGAACATCGACCCGGCCACGCTCAGCACCGAGGGGCTTGGCCAGTACGCCGCGTCTGCGGCGAAGCTCGGTGTTGTCGACTTCTTCATGCATATCATTCCCGACACGTTCATCGGTGCGTTCAACAAGGGTGAAGTGTTGCCGGTGCTGTTCATCGCGGTGCTCAGCGGTTTTGCCCTGTCGTCCATGGGCGAGAAGGGCAAGCCGGTACTCGATGTGCTGGAATCGGCTTCAACCATGGTGTTTCGCATCTTTGGCTACCTGATGCGTTTCGCCCCGGTCGGCGCCTTCGGTGCGCTGGCCTTCACCGTCGGGCAGTACGGCGTGACGTCCCTGGGTGCATTGGCCAAGCTGGTGGGTACGCTCTACATCGCCTGTGCGTTTTTCGTGCTGGTGGTGCTCGGCGGCATCTGCCGTGCCCACGGTTTCAGCCTGTGGAAGCTGCTGCGCTATTTCCGCGAGGAGTTTCTGGTGGTGCTCGGTACCTCGTCCACCGAGCCTGTGCTGCCACGCATGCTGGAAAAACTGGAGAAGCTGGGCTGCAAGAAGGGTGTGGTCGGGCTGGTGCTACCAACCGGCTATTCCTTCAACCTCGACGGTACTGCCATCTACCTGTCGCTGGCGGCGGTGTTCATCGCTCAAGCCTGCAACATCGATCTGAGCCTCGGTCAGACGGTGACCATGCTGGCGATCATGCTGTTGTCGTCAAAAGGCGCAGCGGGTGTGACCGGTAGTGGCTTCGTTGCGCTGGCCTCGACTTTGACCGTCATTCACGACATCCCGTTGGCAGGGCTTGCCTTGCTGATCGGCATCGATCGCTTCATGTCCGAGGCGCGTGCCCTGACCAGCCTGGCCAGCAACGCCGTGGCCACCGTGGTCATTTCGCTGTCGGAAAATGCCTGTGACCGTGAAACCATGTTGCGCCGGCTGAACGGCATTGCGGTTGCACCCGCCGAGGCGGGCGCGGTACCGGCCGAATGGTCTGCCGAGCCTCGGCATCACGGCTGA
- a CDS encoding sensor domain-containing diguanylate cyclase, with translation MKRDIHLVVLLLSVIGCSLASLTLWKVMASRERALEDIDVHGLNLTQALSTYSEGIVRQSSMLLLGLVERLETEGAEPGQIERLGQLVKRQQPLMPPMSGITIYAKDGRWLMSSNRPTPVGANSSDRAFFIHHRDDPSRDPFIGLPIRSRVTQAWVITISRRFNDDHGDFAGVVAMTLGVENFLQLFGKLDVGHDGAIGLTFTDGSMLVRYPFREQDMGRNFSTSPIFAKYLIDQSAGTASFTSSLDGVERLYAFRKSDKLPLVTTVALGKQEALSAWRLEALLSSLVVAALLALTGTIGWLLIRAMSRRDAVESELRLTQQQLLESNQQLERQAMHDALTGLANRRCLDETLTQEIRTAYRDRTTLALLMIDIDHFKRYNDTYGHPAGDACLQQMAHLLASCIRRPRDLLARYGGEEMAVILPDTDHDGATVVARLMLERLALQSIPHEGSPFGHVTASIGIACSGGPTLDSPSSLLERADQALYLAKQAGRNGLYVDQAKAQDQ, from the coding sequence GTGAAGCGTGACATTCATCTCGTTGTGCTATTGCTATCGGTCATAGGTTGTTCCCTCGCCTCGCTAACGCTCTGGAAGGTCATGGCTTCTCGCGAGCGTGCCTTGGAAGACATCGATGTCCATGGCCTGAACCTGACCCAGGCACTGTCCACCTATTCGGAAGGTATCGTCCGGCAGAGCTCAATGCTGCTGCTCGGCCTGGTCGAGCGCCTGGAAACCGAGGGCGCCGAACCTGGGCAGATCGAACGGCTGGGTCAGTTGGTCAAGCGTCAGCAGCCATTGATGCCGCCAATGAGCGGCATCACCATCTATGCCAAGGATGGTCGCTGGCTCATGTCGTCCAACCGCCCTACCCCTGTCGGGGCCAACAGCAGCGACCGGGCCTTCTTCATCCACCACCGTGACGACCCGTCCCGCGACCCGTTCATCGGCCTGCCAATCCGTAGCCGCGTCACCCAGGCATGGGTGATCACCATCAGCAGGCGATTCAATGATGACCACGGTGATTTTGCCGGCGTTGTTGCAATGACGCTTGGCGTGGAAAACTTCCTGCAGCTTTTCGGCAAGCTGGACGTCGGCCATGACGGTGCCATCGGGCTGACCTTTACCGACGGGTCCATGCTGGTGCGCTATCCGTTTCGGGAACAGGACATGGGGCGCAACTTTTCAACGTCGCCAATCTTCGCCAAGTACCTCATCGACCAGTCAGCCGGCACCGCATCATTCACCTCCAGCCTGGACGGCGTGGAGCGCCTCTATGCCTTTCGCAAGAGCGACAAGCTACCCCTGGTGACAACGGTCGCGCTGGGCAAGCAGGAAGCACTCTCGGCCTGGCGGCTCGAGGCGCTGCTGTCGTCGCTGGTGGTTGCAGCGCTGCTTGCATTGACCGGAACCATTGGCTGGCTGCTGATTCGGGCCATGAGCCGGCGAGACGCGGTCGAAAGCGAACTTCGACTGACCCAGCAGCAACTGCTTGAGAGCAACCAGCAGCTCGAGCGCCAAGCGATGCATGATGCGCTGACAGGGCTTGCCAACCGACGCTGCCTTGACGAGACGCTGACCCAGGAGATCCGCACGGCCTATCGAGACCGGACGACGCTGGCTTTGCTGATGATCGACATCGATCATTTCAAACGCTACAACGACACCTATGGGCATCCGGCTGGCGATGCCTGCCTGCAGCAGATGGCTCACCTGCTCGCCTCCTGCATCCGCCGCCCTCGCGATCTGCTGGCACGTTACGGGGGTGAGGAAATGGCTGTGATCCTGCCCGATACCGACCATGACGGAGCGACCGTCGTTGCCAGGCTGATGCTCGAGCGCCTGGCCTTGCAATCCATCCCTCACGAAGGCAGCCCTTTCGGGCATGTGACCGCCAGTATCGGTATCGCCTGCTCCGGCGGGCCAACCCTCGACAGCCCGTCATCACTGCTTGAACGCGCGGACCAGGCGCTCTATCTCGCCAAGCAAGCAGGCCGCAATGGCCTGTATGTCGACCAAGCAAAGGCTCAAGACCAATGA
- a CDS encoding OprD family porin, with protein sequence MSRTVFRGATCGLLCGWLPVAGAAGFIDDGKLKLQLRNVYFNENFRDEQGMSARAAANAKSERVEWAQGGLLDYQSGFTQGPLGLGIDALGLAGVRLDSGRGRSGTGLLPVHDDGRAADEFASAGVTAKARLGQTTVKHGTLLPKTPVLVYNDARLLPQTYQGTQLTSTDVDGLTLTAGHLDRFKQRDSSDSTGLFLDGYSGEESGGFSFAGADYAVSKQLRLSYFHGQLEHFYRQDYISLVHDLSLAGGVFTTDLRYFKSRDSGAAHGGEIDNDMFSGQLSYTHSGHTVGAGYQVLDGEAGLPYISGATVYSFSNVGIGKFIEEEEKTWMASYAYNFAAAGVPGLTFMARYLSGDNGRSADDGLSEWERDVELAYVVQSGPVKGLGVKLRNYVYRSDFSRGRDSNRIYLTYDIAVW encoded by the coding sequence ATGTCCCGAACTGTTTTCCGTGGGGCCACTTGTGGCCTGCTGTGCGGCTGGCTGCCTGTGGCCGGCGCCGCCGGATTCATCGACGACGGCAAGCTCAAGCTGCAGTTGCGCAACGTTTACTTCAACGAGAACTTCCGCGACGAACAAGGCATGAGCGCCCGCGCTGCTGCAAATGCAAAGAGCGAGCGGGTGGAATGGGCACAGGGGGGTCTGCTCGACTACCAGTCAGGGTTCACTCAAGGCCCGCTGGGGCTGGGGATCGATGCCCTGGGGCTCGCAGGCGTACGGCTTGATTCGGGCCGCGGGCGCAGCGGTACCGGCTTGCTGCCGGTGCATGACGATGGTCGTGCCGCGGACGAGTTCGCCAGTGCCGGGGTGACGGCAAAGGCGCGACTGGGGCAGACTACGGTCAAGCATGGCACCTTGCTGCCGAAGACGCCGGTGCTGGTCTACAACGATGCGCGGTTGTTGCCGCAGACCTACCAGGGCACGCAACTGACCAGTACCGATGTCGATGGCCTGACCTTGACTGCCGGCCACCTGGACCGCTTCAAGCAGCGGGATTCCTCCGACAGCACGGGCCTGTTCCTGGATGGCTACAGCGGCGAGGAGTCTGGCGGTTTCAGCTTTGCCGGGGCCGACTATGCCGTCAGCAAGCAGCTGCGCTTGAGCTATTTCCACGGCCAGCTCGAGCACTTCTACCGCCAGGACTACATCAGCCTGGTACACGACCTGTCTTTGGCCGGCGGGGTTTTCACCACCGACTTGCGCTATTTCAAGAGCCGCGACAGCGGAGCCGCTCATGGTGGCGAGATCGACAATGACATGTTCAGCGGTCAGCTCTCCTATACACACTCCGGGCATACTGTCGGTGCCGGTTACCAGGTGCTCGACGGCGAGGCCGGGTTGCCATACATCAGCGGCGCGACGGTCTATTCGTTCAGCAATGTGGGCATCGGCAAATTCATCGAGGAGGAAGAGAAAACCTGGATGGCGAGCTATGCCTACAATTTTGCAGCGGCCGGTGTCCCCGGGCTCACCTTCATGGCGCGCTACCTGAGCGGGGACAACGGTCGCTCCGCTGACGACGGGCTAAGCGAGTGGGAGCGTGATGTGGAGCTTGCCTACGTGGTGCAATCCGGGCCTGTGAAAGGGTTGGGCGTGAAACTTCGTAACTATGTCTACCGTTCTGATTTTTCCCGCGGTCGCGACAGCAACCGGATCTATCTGACCTACGATATAGCGGTTTGGTAA
- a CDS encoding arginase family protein, which translates to MIGDCSILLGALAGARQAGPLSLIHIDGHSDFRHPGNDDPKPTLGAVAGMDRALATGRGEALATHWPGVPVPLVTDAHVVQLGERESCDEDFAWPDINHTAINRIDVFEALTIGPDAVVRRIGDVLDQAPGQGFWIHLDVDVLDQTTMPAVDSPGTPGLASDDLVKIMTPFVADRRCRGMTVTVFDPDLDPDGRCAAVIVGILARLPFPSRPD; encoded by the coding sequence GTGATCGGTGATTGCTCGATTCTGCTGGGGGCGCTTGCGGGCGCGCGACAGGCAGGGCCACTTTCACTGATCCATATCGATGGGCACAGCGATTTTCGTCATCCCGGCAATGACGACCCCAAGCCGACGCTGGGCGCCGTGGCAGGCATGGACCGTGCCCTGGCGACCGGGCGTGGCGAAGCGCTGGCGACGCATTGGCCGGGTGTACCGGTTCCACTGGTTACCGATGCCCATGTCGTACAGTTGGGCGAGCGCGAAAGCTGCGACGAGGATTTCGCATGGCCCGATATCAACCACACCGCGATCAACCGGATCGATGTTTTCGAGGCGCTGACGATCGGCCCCGATGCCGTTGTGCGGCGTATAGGCGACGTGCTTGATCAAGCTCCCGGCCAAGGGTTCTGGATTCATCTCGATGTCGATGTGCTGGATCAAACCACGATGCCCGCTGTCGACTCCCCAGGTACCCCAGGGCTCGCGTCGGACGATCTGGTGAAGATCATGACCCCCTTCGTAGCCGATCGACGCTGCCGGGGCATGACGGTGACCGTCTTTGATCCTGACCTGGACCCTGACGGACGATGCGCCGCCGTGATCGTCGGGATCCTGGCGCGACTTCCGTTTCCGAGCCGCCCCGATTGA
- a CDS encoding DMT family transporter: MQSRFGKGVLFALCAAALNATIGVLSKVLMNSGFSASSIALIKTVLGCLLLSALLMFLKRPVHTARWLPAAVCAFLGIFVLFHFETSAYSHYAAAGVVVILMASASISSILLGRLILKDPITANATVGAGLTIAGIAVIFGADLEQGFTLQGAVLASIGGCGYGAFSVAMKRMGVSGGLHFTRQLLFFGSLYLLMPAATDGFIIGELSLVAAMALLALAALPTILGFFCTTKAIEYLKPSQVQALELTEPLFAALLAFLILNEVPRDTLYLGAGLILSGLCFSNELIRLGRKAPQPSGA; this comes from the coding sequence ATGCAATCTCGTTTCGGCAAAGGAGTCCTCTTTGCACTGTGCGCCGCTGCACTGAATGCAACCATCGGCGTACTCAGCAAGGTGTTGATGAACAGTGGATTCAGCGCCAGCAGCATCGCCCTGATAAAAACCGTACTTGGCTGCCTGTTGCTGTCAGCCTTGCTCATGTTCCTCAAGCGGCCCGTGCATACGGCCAGGTGGCTCCCTGCCGCCGTTTGCGCCTTTCTCGGCATTTTTGTGCTGTTCCACTTTGAAACCTCGGCCTACAGCCATTACGCCGCAGCAGGCGTCGTGGTGATCCTGATGGCAAGCGCCTCCATTTCTTCGATCTTGCTGGGGCGGCTCATCCTCAAAGACCCAATTACCGCCAACGCGACGGTAGGCGCCGGATTGACGATAGCCGGTATTGCCGTGATTTTTGGCGCTGACCTGGAACAAGGCTTCACGCTGCAAGGCGCAGTGCTCGCTTCGATCGGGGGCTGCGGATATGGCGCATTTTCGGTTGCCATGAAGCGCATGGGCGTTTCCGGAGGGCTGCATTTCACTCGGCAACTGTTGTTTTTCGGCAGTCTTTACCTGCTGATGCCGGCTGCGACCGACGGGTTCATCATCGGAGAGTTATCCTTGGTGGCGGCGATGGCATTGCTGGCTCTGGCCGCGTTGCCGACCATCCTCGGCTTCTTCTGTACCACCAAGGCCATCGAGTATCTGAAACCATCGCAAGTTCAGGCACTGGAACTGACGGAACCGCTGTTTGCCGCGCTACTGGCGTTCTTGATCCTCAATGAGGTGCCGAGAGACACTTTGTACCTTGGCGCAGGGCTGATCCTCAGCGGGCTGTGTTTCTCCAACGAGCTGATCCGGTTAGGCAGGAAAGCGCCACAGCCGTCCGGAGCGTGA
- a CDS encoding MerR family transcriptional regulator produces MNVGELERRSGVGRHTLRYYEQLGLIVAHRQANNYRNYSEQTVVDLAFIQSAQSGGFSLAEISDILAAKRGNTIDCAQGAALVASKMAEVQAKITTLQAAYVFLEAERAKLEASAIANGLTIPRASAHQHGSTL; encoded by the coding sequence GTGAATGTTGGAGAGTTGGAGCGCCGCAGTGGAGTCGGCCGCCATACATTGCGTTATTACGAGCAACTCGGGCTTATCGTGGCCCATCGCCAAGCCAATAACTACCGCAACTACAGCGAGCAGACCGTTGTTGATCTGGCCTTTATACAAAGTGCCCAGAGCGGTGGTTTTTCACTCGCCGAGATCAGCGACATCCTTGCAGCCAAGCGGGGTAATACGATCGATTGCGCCCAAGGGGCGGCCTTGGTCGCCAGCAAGATGGCCGAAGTTCAAGCGAAGATCACCACGCTGCAAGCCGCCTATGTATTTCTGGAGGCGGAGCGTGCAAAGCTGGAAGCCAGTGCCATTGCCAACGGCCTCACTATTCCTCGGGCTTCTGCCCATCAGCATGGCTCGACGCTGTAG
- a CDS encoding 4-oxalomesaconate tautomerase translates to MQRIPCVLMRGGTSKGPFFHAWDLPANVVERDELLINLMGSGHELEIDGIGGGSPQTSKVAIVSPSLHADADVDYLFVQVMVAQRRVDTAPNCGNMLCAVGPFAIEQGLVKGQDGKTLVRIRNLNTGTFVNSLVETPGGIVRYEGRTAIDGVPGTAAPVHLTFLDAVGSKTGKLFPTGKAKDVIDGVAVTCIDMAMPMMVVEASQLGVSGSESPAELDANVGLLERLEALRLKAGKAMGLGDVRGMVIPKPVLVSKPRYDGTLQVRYFMPHNCHRALAITGAIGLATACVSPGTVIGELLGEGAEQLAEVRLEHPSGGIDVALSRSGADGKTIQASVVRTARRLFSGFVYAPTFRRLAG, encoded by the coding sequence ATGCAACGAATTCCTTGCGTACTCATGCGCGGTGGCACCTCCAAGGGCCCCTTTTTCCATGCATGGGACCTTCCTGCCAATGTGGTCGAACGCGACGAATTGCTGATCAACCTGATGGGCTCCGGGCATGAACTGGAAATCGACGGCATCGGTGGCGGTAGCCCGCAGACCAGCAAGGTAGCGATTGTCAGCCCCTCGCTGCATGCCGACGCCGATGTCGACTACCTGTTCGTACAGGTGATGGTCGCCCAGCGCCGGGTCGATACCGCGCCCAACTGCGGCAACATGTTGTGCGCCGTTGGCCCTTTCGCCATCGAGCAAGGCCTGGTCAAGGGCCAGGACGGCAAGACTCTGGTGCGTATTCGCAACCTTAACACCGGTACTTTCGTCAACTCGCTGGTGGAAACCCCCGGCGGTATCGTTCGCTACGAAGGCCGTACGGCGATCGATGGCGTACCGGGCACTGCCGCTCCGGTGCACCTGACCTTCCTTGATGCGGTCGGCAGCAAGACCGGCAAGCTGTTCCCCACTGGCAAGGCCAAGGATGTGATCGATGGCGTAGCGGTCACCTGCATCGACATGGCCATGCCGATGATGGTGGTAGAAGCCAGCCAGCTGGGTGTCAGCGGCTCGGAAAGCCCGGCCGAACTCGATGCCAACGTCGGTCTGCTCGAGCGCCTCGAGGCGTTGCGCCTGAAGGCCGGCAAGGCCATGGGCCTAGGCGACGTCCGCGGTATGGTCATCCCGAAACCGGTGCTGGTGTCCAAGCCCCGCTATGACGGCACGTTGCAGGTTCGCTATTTCATGCCGCACAACTGCCACCGCGCCCTGGCCATCACCGGAGCGATAGGGCTGGCGACTGCCTGCGTCAGCCCAGGCACCGTCATCGGCGAGCTGCTGGGCGAGGGCGCCGAGCAACTGGCCGAGGTTCGCCTGGAACACCCAAGTGGCGGTATCGATGTTGCGCTGTCACGCAGCGGTGCCGATGGCAAGACGATTCAGGCCTCGGTGGTGCGAACGGCCCGGCGGCTGTTCTCAGGCTTCGTTTACGCCCCTACATTCCGCAGGTTGGCGGGGTAG
- a CDS encoding GrpB family protein has product MKGSYGSIADTGCEPLIASAFGDELIAIHHVGSTSVAGLAAKPEIDVLIEVRDHCNVSARDEVLKDLGYVRGSDLSEGHYFYRRNVDGIRTHKLHACARDHISITQMLGFRDLLRSDASIRQQYEALKLQLESSNTGGMAEYLEKKGPFITAALMNAGIHS; this is encoded by the coding sequence GTGAAGGGCAGCTATGGGTCGATAGCGGACACTGGCTGCGAGCCACTCATCGCTTCGGCTTTTGGCGATGAACTGATTGCCATACACCACGTTGGAAGCACCTCTGTTGCAGGTCTCGCGGCGAAGCCCGAGATCGATGTACTCATCGAGGTCCGTGATCATTGCAATGTCTCGGCGCGAGACGAGGTGTTAAAGGATTTGGGGTATGTTCGAGGAAGTGACCTATCGGAAGGGCATTATTTCTACCGACGCAATGTGGATGGGATCCGCACGCACAAGCTCCACGCTTGTGCCCGCGACCACATTTCGATCACTCAGATGCTTGGGTTCAGAGATTTGCTCAGGAGCGATGCCTCGATCCGCCAGCAGTATGAAGCGCTGAAGCTTCAGTTGGAGTCGAGCAATACTGGTGGAATGGCTGAATATCTTGAGAAAAAGGGACCATTCATTACCGCCGCGCTCATGAACGCCGGTATCCATAGTTGA
- a CDS encoding SDR family oxidoreductase yields the protein MSVECFVTGGSGFVGQHLLAHLTATGHTTRVLMRNPDNIGHLREQVTRLGGDPAFIHAVEGDISREGLGLSEADKQRVSSASVVFHLAAQFTWGLTMEQARAVNVQGALRVARLAANQRVRLLMVGGYMVQNLTYLTSIGVDNEHPENTHWPTVYGRAGGYEGSKLESHFAVIRYMQEVGADYAIVHPATVCGHSESGHIPEGQPLAELIRNLALGRFKAVPGSTRHWLPLVSVDYLVKMMTCVAFDPSMANREALALFEHTPNLQGMLEQLAKTLKIKAPHRHVPIGLLKGLLKIPGLAARFAISPESLNFIQTQRFDMSESEQLERKYQLAHPDMARTLDKTVRYVQGYLPDYPAHCA from the coding sequence ATGAGCGTGGAATGCTTCGTCACAGGCGGCAGTGGGTTTGTGGGTCAACATTTGTTGGCACATCTCACTGCAACAGGGCACACGACCCGGGTGCTTATGCGCAACCCCGACAACATCGGGCACCTCAGAGAGCAGGTAACCCGCCTGGGCGGTGACCCTGCTTTTATTCATGCGGTTGAAGGGGATATCAGCAGGGAGGGGCTTGGACTCAGCGAAGCAGACAAGCAACGCGTGTCTTCGGCCTCTGTTGTTTTCCACCTCGCGGCACAGTTTACCTGGGGCCTGACAATGGAACAGGCCCGTGCGGTCAATGTGCAAGGAGCACTGAGAGTCGCCAGGCTCGCGGCGAACCAGCGCGTCCGCTTACTGATGGTGGGCGGCTATATGGTGCAGAACCTTACCTACCTTACAAGTATCGGGGTTGATAACGAGCACCCTGAAAACACTCACTGGCCAACAGTCTACGGCCGTGCAGGTGGTTACGAAGGCAGCAAGCTGGAGTCCCATTTTGCAGTTATCCGTTACATGCAGGAAGTGGGCGCAGATTACGCGATCGTTCATCCTGCTACGGTATGTGGCCACAGCGAGAGTGGGCATATCCCTGAAGGACAACCACTGGCCGAACTCATTCGAAATCTGGCCCTGGGCCGCTTCAAGGCTGTCCCCGGCTCCACCAGGCACTGGTTGCCATTGGTCAGCGTTGATTACCTGGTGAAGATGATGACCTGCGTGGCGTTCGACCCCTCGATGGCCAACCGGGAGGCCCTGGCGCTCTTCGAGCACACGCCGAACTTGCAGGGTATGCTCGAACAACTGGCAAAAACGCTGAAGATCAAGGCACCCCACCGCCATGTACCGATAGGCTTGCTCAAGGGGCTATTGAAGATCCCCGGGCTCGCGGCCAGGTTCGCGATCAGCCCCGAGTCATTGAACTTCATTCAGACGCAGCGCTTCGACATGAGTGAAAGCGAGCAACTGGAACGAAAGTATCAGTTGGCACATCCCGACATGGCGAGAACGCTGGATAAGACCGTGCGCTACGTCCAGGGTTACTTGCCTGATTACCCTGCTCACTGTGCTTGA
- a CDS encoding CitMHS family transporter encodes MLALLGLIMVVTFTYLIMSKRLSPIVALTVVPIVFAVIGGFAPELGKMMLDGLKMVAPSAALLLFAILFFGLMIDAGLFDPLIRKILKRVNGDPVKIAIGTALLSLLVALDGDGTTTYMITCAAMLPLYKRIGMNPMILATVSMLSLSIMSGMSPWGGPATRAIAALGLDATEYFIPMLPTVIGGAAWVVFTAFLLGRAERRRIGNIALESGGGNCYIKEILGDNPHKRPRLAYVNLVLVIAVMTALVMGVMHSALLFMIGFVAALMINYPQLELQKERILAHSGNAMTVVLLVFAAGIFAGIFSGTKMVDALAQTLVDWIPEAWSHWFPLVVALTSMPLTFVLSNDAYYFGVVPILANAAAAYGIHPVEIARASVLGQPVHLMSPLVASTLLLVGMVDRDIGDFQKATVKWAVLTSLVITALALVTGALSFFV; translated from the coding sequence ATGCTCGCACTCCTGGGCCTGATCATGGTGGTGACCTTCACCTACCTGATCATGAGCAAACGCCTGTCGCCAATCGTTGCGCTCACCGTGGTACCCATTGTCTTCGCAGTGATCGGCGGCTTCGCCCCCGAACTGGGCAAGATGATGCTCGATGGCTTGAAAATGGTGGCGCCCTCGGCAGCGCTGTTGCTGTTCGCCATCCTGTTCTTCGGCCTGATGATCGATGCCGGACTGTTCGACCCGCTGATCCGCAAGATCCTCAAGCGCGTCAATGGCGACCCGGTCAAGATCGCCATCGGTACCGCGCTGCTGTCGTTGCTGGTGGCGCTCGACGGTGACGGCACCACCACCTACATGATTACCTGCGCAGCCATGCTGCCACTGTACAAGCGCATCGGCATGAACCCGATGATCCTGGCAACGGTGTCCATGCTGTCGCTGAGCATCATGAGTGGCATGAGCCCCTGGGGCGGGCCGGCGACCCGGGCCATTGCCGCGCTCGGGCTGGATGCGACCGAGTATTTCATCCCGATGCTGCCGACCGTGATCGGCGGTGCGGCATGGGTGGTGTTCACCGCCTTCCTGCTGGGCCGTGCCGAGCGTCGACGTATCGGCAACATCGCCCTGGAGTCGGGGGGCGGTAACTGCTACATCAAGGAAATCCTCGGCGACAACCCGCACAAGCGCCCCCGCCTGGCGTATGTGAACCTGGTGCTGGTGATTGCCGTCATGACGGCTCTGGTGATGGGCGTCATGCACTCCGCACTGTTGTTCATGATCGGTTTCGTCGCGGCGCTGATGATCAACTACCCGCAGTTGGAGCTGCAGAAAGAGCGCATTCTCGCCCACTCGGGCAACGCGATGACCGTGGTGCTGCTGGTATTTGCCGCAGGCATCTTCGCGGGGATCTTCTCGGGCACCAAGATGGTCGATGCGCTGGCGCAGACCCTGGTCGACTGGATTCCCGAGGCGTGGAGCCACTGGTTCCCGCTGGTGGTGGCGCTGACCAGCATGCCACTGACCTTTGTACTGTCCAACGACGCCTACTACTTTGGCGTGGTGCCGATCCTTGCCAACGCTGCGGCCGCCTACGGCATCCACCCGGTTGAAATCGCCCGCGCCTCGGTGCTTGGGCAGCCAGTGCATCTGATGAGCCCGCTGGTAGCCTCGACCTTGCTGCTGGTGGGCATGGTCGATCGCGACATCGGCGACTTCCAGAAGGCCACCGTGAAATGGGCGGTGCTGACATCGCTGGTCATCACCGCACTGGCCTTGGTCACGGGTGCCTTGTCCTTCTTCGTCTGA